One stretch of Arachis duranensis cultivar V14167 chromosome 1, aradu.V14167.gnm2.J7QH, whole genome shotgun sequence DNA includes these proteins:
- the LOC107473088 gene encoding zinc transporter 6, chloroplastic (The sequence of the model RefSeq protein was modified relative to this genomic sequence to represent the inferred CDS: added 70 bases not found in genome assembly) has protein sequence MSAAAACATAADAARAATCRDSTAAAHLKFISIFTIFVTSMVGMSSPVLMTRFFKANRSLYDKALVIIKCFAAGVILATSLVHVMPDAFDALADCHVASKHPWKDFPFAGFVTLVGAILALLVDVAASSHMEHHVSYKALEGEEGKELVGDSYDGYDDVERIGVEEEVARLKQRLVSQVLEIGIIFHSVIIGVTMGMSQNVCTIRPLVAALAFHQIFEGMGLGGCVAQAGFSFGTMAYMCLMFSVTTPMGIILGMILFSVTGYDDNNPNALIMEGLLGSVSSGILIYMALVDLIAVDFFHNKLMNSNRRLKKLSFLALTLGSASMSLLALWA, from the exons CCGCAGCACACCTAAAATTCATTTCCATATTCACCATCTTCGTCACCAGCATGGTAGGGATGTCATCCCCGGTGCTGATGACACGTTTCTTTAAAGCTAATCGATCACTCTATGACAAAGCTCTTGTTATTATCAAGTGCTTCGCGGCCGGGGTCATCCTCGCCACCTCATTAGTCCACGTTATGCCTGATGCATTTGACGCGCTAGCTGACTGCCACGTAGCATCCAAGCATCCGTGGAAGGATTTTCCTTTTGCGGGATTTGTGACGTTAGTTGGCGCCATCCTGGCACTCTTGGTTGACGTGGCAGCCAGCTCGCACATGGAGCATCACGTGAGCTATAAGGCTTTGGAGGGAGAAGAGGGGAAGGAGTTAGTTGGAGACAGTTATGACGGTTATGATGACGTGGAGAGGATTGGGGTGGAAGAGGAAGTGGCGAGATTGAAACAGAGGTTGGTGTCTCAagtgttggaaattgggataaTATTTCATTCGGTGATAATTGGAGTGACAATGGGAATGTCTCAGAATGTTTGCACAATAAGGCCACTCGTTGCTGCTTTGGCTTTTCATCAGATCTTTGAAGGAATGGGTCTTGGTGGCTGTGTTGCCCAG GCAGGGTTCAGCTTTGGAACAATGGCATACATGTGCCTCATGTTCTCAGTGACAACACCAATGGGAATAATCTTAGGGATGATTTTGTTCTCAGTGACTGGCTATGATGATAATAACCCTAATGCATTGATCATGGAAGGGTTACTTGGTTCAGTTTCTTCTGGGATTCTAATTTACATGGCTCTTGTTGATCTCATTGCAGTTGATTTCTTTCACAACAAGCTTATGAACTCAAATAGGAGGTTGAAAAAACTGTCTTTTCTTGCATTAACTCTTGGCTCTGCTTCAATGTCTCTTCTTGCTCTTTGGGCTTAA
- the LOC107473078 gene encoding probable N-acetyltransferase HLS1-like encodes MEELKLRIRKYEVESDGAKVEELERRCEVGPSESVFLFTDTMGDPICRIRNSPMYIMLVAEMDKELVGVIQGSIKVVTIHNHPPKDLAKVGYILGLRVSPNHRRRGIGSSLVVRLEEWFNSNDVDYAYMATEKDNIASKRIFMEKFTYTKFRTPSILVNPVNHYDLQISSNIEISRVKIEQAEYLYRRFMSSFEFFPNDIDNILRNKLSLGTFVANFKEDHFWGDFGSNGHQLPNSWAMLSVWNSGEIFKMRLGKATFSCLLYTKSWCLIDKIFPCLKLPTLPDFFNPFGFYFMYGVYHEGPFSGKLVRALCQFVHNMASKSKDENCKIIVTEVGGGRDNNNNELNHYIPHWKLLSCPEDLWCIKVLKNHQGTTTTTTNTFHELTKSPPTRALFVDPREV; translated from the exons ATGGAAGAATTGAAGTTGAGAATAAGAAAGTATGAGGTTGAATCTGATGGAGCTAAAGTTGAAGAACTTGAGAGAAGATGTGAGGTAGGGCCTTCAGAAAGCGTCTTCCTCTTTACAGACACTATGGGTGACCCTATTTGTAGGATCAGGAACAGTCCCATGTACATCATGCTG GTAGCAGAAATGGACAAAGAATTAGTTGGAGTGATTCAAGGATCAATAAAAGTGGTAACAATCCATAACCACCCTCCAAAAGATTTGGCTAAGGTTGGTTATATTTTAGGCCTAAGGGTTTCACCAAACCATAGAAGAAGAGGGATTGGATCAAGCCTAGTGGTGAGGCTAGAAGAATGGTTTAATTCCAATGATGTTGACTATGCATACATGGCCACAGAGAAAGACAACATTGCCTCAAAAAGGATCTTCATGGAAAAGTTCACTTACACCAAGTTTAGGACACCATCAATATTAGTCAACCCTGTGAACCACTACGATCTCCAAATCTCATCCAACATTGAAATTTCAAGGGTCAAGATTGAACAAGCTGAGTACCTCTATAGAAGGTTCATGAGTTCCTTTGAGTTCTTCCCCAATGACATAGACAACATTTTAAGGAACAAATTAAGTTTGGGAACATTTGTGGCCAACTTCAAAGAAGATCATTTTTGGGGTGATTTTGGGTCAAATGGGCATCAGCTACCAAACTCTTGGGCCATGCTTAGTGTATGGAATAGTGGTGAAATATTCAAAATGAGGCTTGGAAAAGCAACTTTTAGTTGCTTGTTATACACAAAGAGTTGGTGCTTGATTGATAAGATTTTCCCATGTTTGAAATTGCCTACTTTGCCTGATTTCTTTAACCCTTTTGGATTCTATTTCATGTATGGTGTGTACCATGAAGGTCCATTCTCAGGTAAATTAGTAAGGGCTTTGTGCCAATTTGTGCATAACATGGCCTCAAAGTCAAAGGATGAGAATTGCAAGATCATTGTGACTGAGGTTGGAGGGGGGAGggataataataacaatgagcTCAACCATTATATCCCACATTGGAAGTTGCTCTCTTGTCCTGAGGATTTGTGGTGCataaaggttttgaaaaatcatcaagggactacaacaacaacaacaaacacTTTCCATGAGTTAACCAAATCCCCACCAACAAGAGCTCTTTTTGTAGACCCAAGAGAAGTTTAA